The genomic DNA GTGAACCCCGCGGCCTGGAAGGCGCCCAGGACATCACCGAATTCGGCGGCTGGCGCGCCTATCGCGCCAGCGTCGCCGCCCAGCAGAAAACGTGAGCGCACCCGCGCCCGACCTCGACACTCTTTCGACTTTTCCCACTGTGCCGCCAGGCAACGACCCTCAGCTTTCCGGGAGCTATTCCATGAAGACCGTCACCCACGCCGTGTCCCGCCGTCAACTCATCAAGGCCGGTTTCGCCGGCGCCGCCGCGGTGGCCCTGGGCGGCGCCATGCGTCCGGCCCGCGCCGCCGGTGAAAAGATCCTCATCGGCTACTGGCCCGTCGCCAGCGGCCTGCCGTTCTACACCGCGCTGGAGCGCGGCTATTTCAAGGAAGCCGGCCTGAACGTCGAAGGCGTGAAGCTCGCCAGCGCGCAGCAGGTCATCGAGGCCATGGTGGCGGGCCGCATCCACGGCTCCGCCAACGGCACCGCGTCGGCTTCGCTCGCCCTGGGCGAAATCATGTCGCCCGGCCTCTTCAAGATCATCTGCGCCAATCCGTCCAGCCGTTCGCTGGTGCTGGACGAAGTGCTCGTGCCTGCCGCCAGCACCGTGCAGAAGATCTCGGAACTGGCGGGCAAGCGCTTTGCCTGCGGCCCCGGCATCCAGAACGTCACCATCGCGAAGCTGATCCTGGAAAAGAACGGCATCGAGAACCCCAAGGTCATCGAGCTGCCCATCGGCCAGCACGTGCCCGCGCTGGCAGCCAACCAGGTCGACGCGGTCTATACGCTGGAGCCCACCGGCACGGTCGGCCGCCTGAACGGCACGGCGCGCGTGCTGGAGACGGGCGTCGTGTCGCACTACATGCTGGGCGACCCCGAGGCGCCCTGGTATGGCGGCTCGGCCAGCCTGCTGTCCTCGCTCATCAAGGAGCGCCCGGCAGACGTCGAGAAATACATCACCGCCTACCGCAAGGGCGTGAAGGACGTGCTGGAGCGTCCGGCCGACGTGCGCAGGTACCTGACCGGCCACACCAGCGTCGCCGCCGATCTCGTCAATGAAGTGCCGATGATCGGCTACACCATGTACGACGAATTCAAGCCCTCCGATGTCGACTACTTCCAGAAGTATTTCGACGTGTTCACGGAGCGCAAGATCTTCTCCCGCCGCCTGGAAGTGGCCCCGCTCATCTACAAGGCCTGATCCATGCGTGCATTCACTTCCGCATCGGCCCGGCGCTTCCTGCCGTTGGTGGGGCCGGTCCTGCTGTTCCTGCTGTGGGAGCTGGCGATCTCGGCGCGTTGGGTCAACCCGGTGCTGCTGCCGCCACCGGGCGAAACCCTGGCGCACCTGTGGAACGCCTTCGTGTCGGGCGACATCTATGGCGACCTGGGCGCCACGGTGTGGCGCACGGTGGCGTCCTTCGGCATCGCGGTGCTGATCGGCGTGCCGCTGGGCGTGGTGCTGGGCGCCTCGGAGTCCACCTACCGAAGCGTCGAGTTCCTGATCGACTTCTTCCGCTCCACGCCCTCGTCCGCCCTGATCCCGCTCTTCATGCTGATCTTCGGCATCACCGACATCAACAAGATCGCCATCGCCAGCTTCGGCGCCATGCTGATCGTGTTGTTCAACAGCGCCTATGGCGTCATGAACGCCAAGAAGACGCGCGTCATGGCCGCGCAGATCATGGGCGTCTCGCGCTGGCACGTCTTCAAGGACGTGATGCTGATGGAAAGCCTGGCGCAGACCTTCGTCGGCCTGCGCAGCGCGGTGTCGATGGCCCTGGTCATCGTCATCGTGGCCGAGATGTTCATCGGCTCGGAGAACGGCCTGGGCCACCGCATCATCGATGCCCAGCAGGTCTTCAACGT from Orrella dioscoreae includes the following:
- a CDS encoding ABC transporter substrate-binding protein; the encoded protein is MKTVTHAVSRRQLIKAGFAGAAAVALGGAMRPARAAGEKILIGYWPVASGLPFYTALERGYFKEAGLNVEGVKLASAQQVIEAMVAGRIHGSANGTASASLALGEIMSPGLFKIICANPSSRSLVLDEVLVPAASTVQKISELAGKRFACGPGIQNVTIAKLILEKNGIENPKVIELPIGQHVPALAANQVDAVYTLEPTGTVGRLNGTARVLETGVVSHYMLGDPEAPWYGGSASLLSSLIKERPADVEKYITAYRKGVKDVLERPADVRRYLTGHTSVAADLVNEVPMIGYTMYDEFKPSDVDYFQKYFDVFTERKIFSRRLEVAPLIYKA
- a CDS encoding ABC transporter permease, giving the protein MRAFTSASARRFLPLVGPVLLFLLWELAISARWVNPVLLPPPGETLAHLWNAFVSGDIYGDLGATVWRTVASFGIAVLIGVPLGVVLGASESTYRSVEFLIDFFRSTPSSALIPLFMLIFGITDINKIAIASFGAMLIVLFNSAYGVMNAKKTRVMAAQIMGVSRWHVFKDVMLMESLAQTFVGLRSAVSMALVIVIVAEMFIGSENGLGHRIIDAQQVFNVKEMYTSILVTGALGYLLNLLFLLAEKKLIHWSGKA